From a single Gimesia fumaroli genomic region:
- a CDS encoding carbohydrate kinase family protein has translation MPSPKYDCLCAGIIVADHVCKAIDHMPKPGELVLTDEMELTIGGCASNVAADLARLERQVAIAGIVGQDVFGRYVEESLIQSGVQCEYLMKSDQLPTSGSFVINVQGEDRRFIHSVAANSLFTGETVTEEQIRSSRILYLGGYCLSEELSPDNVAQMFRIAKEAGVTTVLDVVTPQPDDYWKMLKPVLPLSDYFLPNNDEGELITGESDPLAQARAFKAAGAKTVIITCGGEGSILMDDQQTIHSAVYPVHLVDGTGSGDAFVAGFIHGLLEGVSPEECLRFGSALGHSCVRATGATAGIFTRSELNQFLGSHELQVKTL, from the coding sequence ATGCCGTCTCCGAAGTATGATTGTTTATGTGCGGGAATCATTGTGGCGGACCATGTCTGCAAAGCCATTGATCATATGCCCAAGCCGGGAGAATTGGTGCTGACGGATGAAATGGAGCTGACCATTGGCGGCTGTGCGTCGAATGTGGCCGCTGATCTGGCGAGACTGGAGCGACAGGTCGCGATCGCTGGTATTGTGGGTCAGGATGTATTTGGTCGGTATGTGGAAGAAAGCCTGATTCAGTCGGGTGTTCAGTGTGAGTATCTGATGAAATCGGATCAGCTTCCGACCAGCGGCTCGTTTGTGATCAACGTTCAGGGAGAGGATCGCCGGTTCATTCATTCCGTCGCTGCGAATTCGTTGTTCACGGGAGAAACCGTCACAGAAGAACAGATTCGTTCGAGCCGGATATTGTATCTGGGCGGCTATTGTCTGTCGGAAGAACTTTCGCCGGACAATGTGGCTCAAATGTTCCGGATTGCGAAAGAGGCGGGGGTGACGACGGTGCTGGATGTAGTGACTCCGCAGCCCGACGACTATTGGAAAATGCTTAAACCAGTGCTGCCGTTAAGCGATTATTTTCTCCCCAATAATGATGAGGGGGAATTGATCACGGGAGAATCAGACCCACTCGCGCAGGCACGTGCCTTCAAAGCAGCCGGGGCGAAGACGGTGATTATCACCTGCGGGGGCGAGGGAAGTATTCTGATGGATGACCAGCAGACGATTCATTCGGCGGTGTATCCGGTACATCTGGTCGACGGAACGGGCAGTGGCGATGCGTTTGTCGCTGGTTTTATCCACGGACTATTGGAAGGTGTGAGCCCTGAAGAATGCCTGCGATTTGGATCTGCTTTGGGGCATAGCTGTGTCCGTGCTACTGGTGCGACGGCAGGCATTTTTACCCGTAGCGAA
- a CDS encoding DUF2062 domain-containing protein: MLLRSILMLDDSAHSIALGTAIGMFIALTPTVGIQMLMVICFAFLMRPFFRFNQIASLITVYVSNPLTIVPIYWFDYKIGTYYVGGSLTQNDFARILEFEGFSGWWETVKQLLLEVGSPLIIGSLVVATFFSLATYPIMLRLVMHFQKLRPVTDPVETEAQTVVPSKPADKEQNTKSVHLHSS, encoded by the coding sequence ATGCTTCTGCGTTCGATCTTGATGCTGGATGACAGTGCGCACTCCATTGCTCTGGGTACGGCGATCGGGATGTTTATTGCCTTGACGCCCACGGTCGGCATCCAAATGCTGATGGTGATTTGTTTTGCGTTTTTGATGCGTCCTTTCTTTCGATTCAACCAGATTGCTTCACTGATTACTGTATATGTTTCGAATCCGCTGACGATCGTTCCCATTTACTGGTTCGACTATAAAATTGGCACTTATTATGTGGGCGGTTCGCTCACGCAAAACGATTTTGCCCGGATCCTGGAGTTTGAAGGTTTCAGCGGCTGGTGGGAAACAGTGAAACAGCTCTTGTTGGAAGTCGGTTCGCCGCTGATTATCGGATCTCTTGTGGTGGCGACGTTTTTCTCGCTGGCGACGTATCCTATTATGCTCCGTCTGGTCATGCACTTTCAAAAACTAAGGCCGGTGACTGACCCAGTGGAAACGGAAGCCCAGACTGTGGTGCCTTCCAAACCTGCCGACAAAGAGCAGAACACAAAATCTGTGCATCTTCATTCCAGCTAG
- a CDS encoding STAS domain-containing protein produces the protein MVENLEIFEVEQAAPNLVVVPQGSTMQFQYSNVQVESNKVLRLFDSPEVKNVIIDLSRVDYLDSIIIGAIIRLLQRAKQTGGHAVFCNACDNMQNILKCIKVGTLWPLYDSREAALAALNENS, from the coding sequence ATGGTAGAAAACTTGGAAATTTTTGAGGTAGAACAGGCTGCTCCCAATCTGGTGGTAGTCCCCCAAGGCTCGACCATGCAATTTCAATACAGCAATGTTCAAGTAGAATCCAATAAAGTACTGAGGTTGTTTGATTCGCCGGAAGTCAAGAATGTGATCATTGATCTCTCCCGCGTCGACTACCTCGACTCCATCATCATAGGCGCCATCATTCGTTTGCTCCAACGTGCGAAACAGACCGGCGGACATGCCGTCTTCTGTAATGCCTGCGACAACATGCAGAACATCCTCAAGTGCATCAAAGTCGGAACCCTCTGGCCTTTATACGATTCCCGCGAAGCAGCGCTTGCCGCGTTGAACGAGAATTCCTGA
- a CDS encoding biotin--[acetyl-CoA-carboxylase] ligase, whose protein sequence is MLPFTADDLKAIQTETFIEHLDYFESLASTNSWALNNLAPPVSENPTRNISLPRLILTGKQTAGRGRGSNAWWSPEGGLTFSLVVDASQIQIPLEQQPLIALATGLAVCETIEKYLPEYHLQLKWPNDVYLQNKKVSGILVETAANQPGLVVIGVGVNLNNSFLSAEEALQSIGTSLYETTRQKYSLANTLIDLINGIENRLYDVAGEENKFMSSWREYCLLTGKTIRINTGRETKQGECLEIDDDGFLILKTATGIERIISGTIEHF, encoded by the coding sequence ATGCTGCCGTTTACAGCCGACGACTTGAAAGCAATTCAGACGGAAACGTTCATCGAACATCTCGACTACTTCGAAAGTCTGGCTTCGACCAACTCCTGGGCTCTGAATAACCTTGCTCCTCCTGTTAGCGAAAATCCGACGCGCAATATCAGTTTACCGCGTCTGATTCTCACTGGAAAACAGACTGCAGGCCGAGGTCGAGGCAGCAATGCCTGGTGGTCCCCTGAAGGGGGATTAACTTTCTCCCTCGTCGTCGATGCCAGCCAGATCCAGATTCCCCTCGAACAGCAACCCCTGATCGCACTCGCCACCGGACTCGCCGTCTGTGAAACGATCGAAAAATACCTCCCCGAATATCACCTGCAACTAAAATGGCCCAATGACGTCTACCTGCAGAACAAAAAAGTCTCCGGCATTCTGGTCGAAACCGCCGCCAACCAACCGGGGCTCGTCGTGATCGGAGTCGGCGTCAATTTAAATAACTCCTTTCTCTCCGCCGAAGAGGCTCTGCAATCGATAGGCACCTCGCTCTATGAAACCACCCGCCAGAAATATTCGCTGGCGAATACGCTCATCGACCTGATCAACGGCATCGAGAATCGACTCTATGATGTTGCCGGCGAAGAAAATAAATTCATGTCCTCCTGGCGAGAGTATTGCCTGCTGACCGGCAAAACGATTCGAATTAATACAGGACGCGAAACCAAACAAGGCGAATGTCTGGAAATCGACGACGATGGGTTTCTGATTCTGAAAACCGCAACAGGTATCGAACGTATCATCAGTGGCACCATCGAACATTTTTGA
- a CDS encoding D-2-hydroxyacid dehydrogenase, translating to MKKLLIYPAIDSTRLARIEDVSDQLTVCNASELSAALTEIKDADAFFGKISPELLAAAENLQWVQSPTASLEHYVFPELVDHPCQLTNMRGLFYDVIADHVMGFVICFARNLHRYIRQQTESNWQPIGGVAGKPNFVTGPGQVSEVDRSHLHLSDCTLGVVGAGSIGAEICRRAAAFGMQVCAVDPIATEVPGVVDEVWNVDRLNDLLDVSDFVVIAAPHTPQTEKLFRTAQFRQMKSTGYLINIGRGAIVDLTDLTAALQNGEIAGAGLDVFEIEPLPAEHPLWQMENVILTPHIAAASTHVPERHLETLLENLRCFLADKPFLTPADKQNWF from the coding sequence ATGAAAAAACTACTCATCTACCCCGCCATCGATTCCACAAGACTCGCCCGCATCGAGGACGTCTCCGACCAGTTGACCGTCTGTAACGCGTCGGAACTCTCCGCAGCACTCACCGAAATCAAAGACGCCGACGCTTTCTTTGGGAAAATCAGCCCCGAACTGCTCGCCGCCGCCGAAAACCTGCAGTGGGTCCAGTCCCCCACCGCCAGCCTCGAACATTACGTCTTCCCCGAACTCGTTGATCATCCCTGCCAGCTCACGAACATGCGCGGCCTGTTTTACGATGTCATCGCCGATCACGTCATGGGATTCGTCATCTGCTTCGCCCGCAACCTGCACCGTTATATCAGGCAACAAACCGAATCGAACTGGCAACCGATCGGCGGCGTAGCCGGCAAACCGAATTTCGTCACCGGACCGGGTCAGGTCAGCGAAGTCGATCGCAGTCATCTGCACCTCTCCGACTGTACTTTGGGTGTCGTCGGAGCCGGCAGCATTGGCGCAGAAATCTGTCGGCGTGCCGCCGCGTTCGGCATGCAAGTCTGCGCCGTCGACCCCATCGCTACTGAAGTGCCCGGCGTGGTGGATGAAGTCTGGAATGTCGACCGCTTGAATGATCTGCTGGATGTCAGTGATTTCGTCGTCATCGCCGCCCCGCACACGCCCCAGACCGAAAAACTGTTTCGCACCGCACAGTTCCGGCAAATGAAGTCAACTGGATATCTGATCAACATCGGCCGCGGCGCGATTGTCGATCTCACGGATTTAACCGCCGCCTTACAGAACGGCGAGATCGCCGGCGCCGGATTGGACGTATTCGAAATCGAACCCCTGCCGGCTGAGCACCCGCTCTGGCAGATGGAAAACGTCATCCTCACCCCCCACATCGCAGCCGCCTCCACCCACGTCCCCGAACGCCATCTCGAAACGCTGTTGGAAAACCTCCGTTGTTTTCTCGCCGATAAACCATTCCTGACCCCCGCTGATAAACAGAACTGGTTCTGA
- a CDS encoding leucine-rich repeat domain-containing protein, with product MTNSDQPTRSWFSFRKLCVLLLIAAVFCLISFAVRHWLPETPVSRIRDLGGEIQYTNNFPPVFGSLIGGIRSITIPSSKKVQVTDEIISSLGEQPRLSVLTLGNLQNPTSITDHGLVSLKNYPLQYLSITGGSITDAGLNELRKIPTLSVLSLNEVDITGEQFQATPAWSKLEILQLNGSKLTNAGLKQLCTIPNLFFLNLSNTSIDGDSLQHLSNLKKLSDLNLDNTNITSESLNHLSAVKPLRTLSMQGTAFNDAHVRQISNVKQIEFLMLSNSQVTDQGLIPLTKMENLKKLFLSNTSISDAGVAHLIQSKSLLKLDLSSNTHITDDVIQILLKIPQLKVLNLSEGQLSDDAIRSLQKSGMIFYFMEPSLFSTMYTAGGI from the coding sequence ATGACCAACTCCGATCAACCAACACGGTCCTGGTTCAGCTTTCGCAAGCTTTGTGTGTTGTTGTTAATTGCAGCCGTATTCTGCCTGATTTCTTTCGCAGTCAGACACTGGCTTCCCGAAACTCCGGTCAGCAGGATTCGTGATCTGGGAGGCGAGATTCAATACACCAACAACTTCCCCCCGGTGTTCGGTTCACTCATTGGAGGCATCCGCAGTATCACCATTCCGAGTTCGAAAAAGGTACAAGTCACGGACGAAATCATCAGCTCATTGGGAGAGCAACCACGTTTATCGGTACTGACCTTAGGGAACTTACAAAACCCGACTTCAATCACAGACCACGGACTCGTTTCTCTGAAAAACTATCCTCTCCAATATCTCAGCATTACCGGCGGTTCCATCACGGATGCAGGTCTCAATGAACTGAGAAAGATTCCCACACTCTCGGTACTCTCATTGAATGAAGTTGATATTACAGGAGAACAATTCCAAGCAACCCCTGCCTGGAGCAAGCTGGAAATCTTGCAACTGAATGGCTCAAAGCTCACCAATGCAGGATTGAAACAACTCTGTACTATTCCCAACCTGTTTTTTCTCAATCTCAGCAATACTTCCATTGATGGTGACAGCTTACAACATTTATCGAATTTAAAAAAACTCTCAGACCTGAACCTCGACAACACAAATATCACCTCCGAATCACTCAATCATCTGTCAGCCGTCAAGCCCCTGCGTACCCTGAGCATGCAGGGCACTGCGTTTAACGATGCCCATGTAAGGCAGATTTCCAATGTAAAGCAAATCGAATTTCTGATGCTGAGTAATTCACAAGTCACAGATCAAGGGCTGATTCCTCTGACAAAAATGGAAAACTTAAAAAAGCTGTTTCTGTCAAATACGAGCATCTCGGATGCAGGTGTTGCACACCTGATCCAATCTAAAAGTCTGCTGAAGTTAGATCTGTCATCAAACACACACATTACAGATGACGTCATCCAAATCCTTTTAAAAATCCCTCAACTCAAAGTACTCAATCTCTCTGAAGGGCAACTTTCTGACGATGCGATACGCTCCCTGCAAAAATCTGGAATGATATTCTACTTTATGGAACCTTCATTGTTTTCAACCATGTATACCGCCGGCGGGATCTAA
- a CDS encoding leucine-rich repeat domain-containing protein — MFTHHTPATPENIAQPTRSRFSVRKVITLLLIAAVFCLAPWGLKRWRSKAVVETIRNNDGRFYFSHGLCLKGFCLAPHPKLEPFTGTISSIYLPGTVDFQVTDEFIDSLGEQPHLSSLSLGSKKFPTTITDQGLAAITNFPLTDLTIHGGSITDSGLNMLKKCSNLKVLSLHDLEITGEQFHAASALKSLYTLHLSNIKLTESGWENISASPNLVLLDLSQTCITRDGLQHLSKLKKLAHLSIAQSEIEADTLKYLADVKSLKQLNLTGTSINDTHLRQIANLKSLTFLLLNDSSITDQGLISLAKLKQLNRLRMENTGITDAGIKHLIHFDQLTHLELSSTKITDKAKDSLLQIPLLREIRAHNTKISANVVESLREAGITVHCYNSRYRILDSKSLRKRIASNTLK, encoded by the coding sequence ATGTTCACTCATCACACACCAGCTACCCCTGAGAACATTGCTCAGCCAACACGGTCCCGGTTCAGTGTTCGCAAGGTGATTACTCTGCTGTTGATTGCTGCCGTTTTTTGTCTGGCTCCGTGGGGACTAAAACGCTGGCGGTCGAAAGCTGTGGTAGAAACGATTCGAAACAACGACGGTAGATTCTATTTTAGCCATGGCTTGTGCCTGAAAGGCTTCTGCCTCGCACCACACCCGAAACTGGAACCGTTTACAGGCACCATTAGTTCGATTTACCTTCCAGGAACTGTAGACTTTCAGGTCACTGATGAATTCATCGATTCCCTCGGCGAGCAACCGCATTTATCGTCTCTTTCTCTGGGAAGTAAAAAATTCCCTACAACAATAACAGACCAGGGGCTCGCCGCAATCACAAATTTTCCGCTCACTGATCTCACGATCCACGGCGGCTCGATTACCGACTCCGGTTTAAATATGCTGAAAAAGTGCTCCAACCTCAAAGTCCTCAGTCTCCATGATCTGGAAATCACGGGAGAACAGTTTCACGCCGCATCTGCACTCAAGAGTTTATACACTCTACATCTATCTAATATTAAACTTACCGAGTCAGGTTGGGAAAATATTTCTGCGAGCCCCAATCTGGTGTTGCTTGATCTCAGTCAGACTTGTATCACAAGGGATGGATTACAGCATTTATCAAAATTGAAAAAGCTGGCGCATCTCAGTATCGCTCAATCGGAAATCGAGGCCGATACCTTGAAGTATCTGGCAGATGTGAAGTCACTCAAGCAACTGAATTTAACCGGAACATCAATCAACGATACCCATCTGCGACAGATCGCTAATCTGAAATCTCTCACATTTTTGTTACTAAACGATTCCTCAATCACAGATCAGGGGCTCATTTCTCTAGCAAAGTTGAAACAGCTGAATCGACTGCGAATGGAAAACACAGGGATTACCGATGCAGGGATCAAGCACCTGATTCATTTCGACCAATTAACTCATCTCGAATTGTCAAGTACCAAAATCACCGACAAGGCGAAAGACAGCCTGTTACAAATCCCCCTGCTCAGAGAAATTCGAGCCCACAACACCAAGATATCAGCAAACGTCGTTGAATCCCTGCGCGAGGCAGGTATCACAGTTCATTGTTATAATAGTCGTTACCGAATATTAGACTCCAAATCCTTGAGAAAGCGCATCGCTTCAAACACTCTAAAGTGA
- a CDS encoding MFS transporter, whose amino-acid sequence MSVVAEELENTPAASKNVRVLAAGFIGNILEWYDFAVYGFFAPTLGKLFFPSDNPTTSLIAAFGAFAAGFLMRPVGAVLFGHIGDRLGRKKALTLSVMMMAVPTLLVGVLPTHAQIGVTAAVLMVLLRMIQGVSVGGEYTSSFVFLVEHAPPHRRAFFGSWSMIGATCGILLGSAVGALINTFTTDEQLLEWGWRIPFLSGVLVAFVGYFIRHGIPEQPLSEELSEQEAYSPLKEAFASHKKEMLQSSGINMMNAVTFYTVFIYLSSWLVEEVGEDRAEALDINTISMAALTLFVPIAAILADKFGRKPFLLIGSAGIALFSPTLLGLMHHHNFALILTGQIGFALLVACFAGAIPATITELFKRGVRVSAASVSYNLPFAIFGGTAPMVAAWLVKVTGNPLSIAWYLSAIAGITFFIILTVKETNGKSLDE is encoded by the coding sequence ATGTCTGTCGTGGCAGAAGAACTCGAGAACACACCAGCCGCCAGCAAAAATGTGCGGGTTCTGGCGGCAGGCTTTATTGGCAATATTCTCGAATGGTACGACTTCGCCGTTTACGGATTCTTCGCCCCCACGCTGGGCAAACTCTTTTTCCCTTCCGACAATCCCACCACGTCTTTAATTGCCGCCTTCGGCGCGTTTGCCGCCGGCTTTTTGATGCGGCCCGTCGGCGCGGTTCTGTTCGGACATATCGGCGATCGACTCGGACGGAAGAAAGCACTCACGCTCTCAGTCATGATGATGGCCGTGCCGACACTGCTGGTCGGCGTGTTACCCACGCATGCACAAATCGGCGTCACCGCCGCGGTCCTGATGGTGTTGTTACGCATGATTCAGGGAGTTTCCGTCGGGGGCGAATATACCAGTTCGTTCGTCTTCCTCGTCGAACATGCCCCACCACACCGCCGCGCCTTTTTTGGTTCGTGGAGCATGATCGGCGCCACTTGCGGCATCCTGCTGGGCTCGGCCGTTGGCGCATTAATCAATACATTCACGACCGACGAACAACTACTGGAATGGGGCTGGCGGATTCCGTTTCTATCCGGGGTGCTGGTCGCTTTCGTCGGTTACTTCATTCGGCACGGAATTCCCGAACAGCCTCTGTCGGAAGAACTCTCCGAGCAGGAAGCGTATTCACCACTGAAGGAAGCATTTGCCAGCCATAAAAAAGAAATGTTACAGTCATCCGGCATCAATATGATGAACGCCGTCACGTTTTACACGGTCTTCATCTATCTCTCATCCTGGCTCGTCGAAGAAGTTGGCGAAGACCGCGCCGAAGCACTCGACATCAACACCATCAGCATGGCGGCGTTAACCCTGTTTGTTCCCATCGCTGCGATCCTGGCCGATAAATTTGGTCGCAAACCATTTCTGCTGATCGGCTCCGCCGGCATCGCGCTGTTCTCGCCGACGCTGCTCGGCTTGATGCACCATCACAATTTTGCGCTGATCCTCACCGGGCAAATTGGATTCGCACTGCTCGTCGCCTGCTTCGCCGGTGCTATCCCCGCAACAATTACCGAGCTCTTCAAGCGGGGCGTGCGCGTGAGTGCCGCCAGCGTCAGCTATAATCTGCCGTTCGCCATCTTCGGAGGCACCGCACCGATGGTCGCCGCCTGGCTCGTCAAAGTCACAGGCAACCCGCTCTCCATCGCCTGGTATCTCTCCGCCATCGCCGGCATCACCTTTTTCATTATCCTCACCGTCAAAGAAACCAATGGCAAATCGCTGGATGAATAA
- a CDS encoding LamG-like jellyroll fold domain-containing protein has translation MTKPENSVSEQIWELADAQCSGIITESEMETLERLLLDHPEYRQEYLDYIFLHMGLASAVTSGELLSSSAIEKSVNQYHAEPETEKKSLRLSIMQTLCLVVCLLAVGLFLLRKKPLQEKIVPQVVAESSQYYFDDNAVPPDEVATLSEVAQARWELIGKSPALTHHFQPGTVKVTSGNVEVAFSGGADISVESPALFGMERKNQGTLFSGTLSARRTNGTESFTLETPSVEVVDRGTEYEVSVNEAAETYVHVLDGQVEVKPRGRLPRFFWTFDQPKAEPLIDSIGNRSIQAGKNTRRVPGLVGAGAVRFNNRPDASLLLGSGGGKEVGTGDFSVSTGITVEALVISEWKTPNTPQKKAPFDYDEIFRKEDGSYRILLSFQNDDKAGITQIPTVGSGPCLSFGLFLSGMGYSELDMPLDGKEGRPTLEEIRDGKPHHIVATYNGWTGVKAIYIDGKLRMSHRFPVGTMIISGGSKPAVIGNLISDRFETLIGREPFTGVIDEVAFYDYALDPATVAAHYANVQAGKDYFDGQLSRFVLQEQKGSNVLLNKGEKMKFAAETGEPML, from the coding sequence ATGACCAAACCCGAAAATTCGGTCTCCGAACAGATCTGGGAACTGGCTGACGCACAATGTTCGGGAATCATTACGGAATCCGAAATGGAGACTCTGGAACGTCTGTTGCTGGACCACCCCGAGTATCGGCAGGAATATCTGGACTATATCTTTCTGCATATGGGCCTGGCCAGTGCCGTCACATCGGGTGAACTGCTCTCTTCGTCGGCGATTGAAAAATCGGTAAATCAATATCACGCGGAACCTGAGACAGAAAAAAAATCGCTACGGCTTTCCATCATGCAGACGCTTTGTCTGGTGGTCTGTCTGCTGGCGGTGGGGTTGTTTCTGCTCAGGAAAAAACCTTTGCAAGAGAAAATAGTTCCCCAGGTTGTCGCGGAGTCGTCCCAATACTATTTCGATGACAATGCGGTGCCCCCGGATGAAGTGGCCACGCTTTCCGAGGTGGCTCAGGCAAGATGGGAATTGATCGGAAAATCTCCCGCATTAACGCACCATTTTCAGCCGGGCACGGTGAAGGTGACTTCGGGGAATGTGGAAGTGGCCTTTTCAGGAGGCGCTGATATCTCTGTCGAGAGCCCCGCGCTGTTTGGTATGGAACGTAAGAACCAGGGCACGCTGTTCTCCGGTACGTTGTCGGCACGGCGAACAAACGGAACCGAATCTTTTACGCTGGAGACACCCAGCGTTGAGGTCGTTGATCGGGGAACGGAATACGAAGTGAGTGTCAACGAGGCGGCTGAGACCTACGTGCATGTTCTGGATGGCCAGGTTGAAGTGAAGCCGCGCGGCCGCCTGCCTCGTTTTTTCTGGACCTTCGATCAACCAAAGGCAGAACCGTTAATTGATTCGATTGGCAATCGTTCGATTCAAGCTGGTAAAAATACCAGGCGGGTTCCCGGTTTAGTGGGAGCGGGTGCCGTCCGATTTAATAATCGACCTGATGCTAGTCTGCTGCTGGGAAGCGGAGGTGGTAAAGAAGTCGGCACCGGTGATTTTTCCGTTTCGACCGGTATCACCGTCGAAGCACTGGTGATTTCCGAGTGGAAGACTCCGAATACACCTCAAAAGAAAGCCCCCTTCGATTATGACGAAATCTTTCGCAAAGAAGATGGCAGCTATCGGATTTTGCTGAGCTTTCAGAATGACGACAAAGCCGGTATCACACAAATTCCGACGGTAGGATCCGGCCCTTGCCTTTCGTTTGGTCTGTTTCTGTCGGGCATGGGTTACAGCGAATTGGATATGCCGTTAGACGGCAAAGAGGGGCGACCCACGCTGGAAGAAATCCGCGATGGTAAACCGCATCATATCGTAGCGACGTATAACGGATGGACCGGTGTGAAGGCGATTTACATCGATGGCAAACTACGCATGAGCCATCGTTTCCCGGTGGGGACGATGATTATCAGCGGCGGCTCCAAGCCGGCGGTCATCGGCAATCTGATTTCCGATCGGTTCGAAACGCTAATCGGACGCGAGCCATTCACCGGCGTGATTGACGAAGTTGCCTTTTACGATTATGCACTGGACCCGGCGACCGTCGCCGCACATTATGCGAATGTACAAGCAGGCAAAGACTATTTCGACGGGCAATTGAGCCGGTTCGTACTGCAAGAGCAGAAAGGCAGTAACGTGTTGCTCAACAAAGGCGAGAAAATGAAATTTGCCGCCGAGACAGGTGAGCCGATGCTGTGA
- a CDS encoding sigma-70 family RNA polymerase sigma factor, translated as MSEHLNNPVMSEEFFRLFSRDDRKVYGYILALVLDVAAAEDIFQETCVILWKEFPEYDPDRSFLNWAYGIAFNQVRKYRRKYQNKRLIFSDSLVTELAKDVSSMMEEQSQRQLALTQCLKKLSARERELIDAYYGEQETAATVADRWKCSSHAIYKTIKKIRKALFDCVNRRLSSEVSS; from the coding sequence ATGAGTGAGCATCTGAATAATCCGGTCATGAGCGAAGAATTTTTCCGTCTGTTTTCCCGGGATGATCGGAAGGTTTATGGTTATATCCTGGCACTGGTACTGGATGTGGCCGCTGCGGAAGACATTTTTCAGGAAACGTGCGTAATTTTGTGGAAAGAGTTTCCTGAATACGATCCCGACCGCAGTTTTCTCAACTGGGCATATGGGATTGCCTTTAATCAGGTGCGCAAATATCGCCGGAAGTATCAGAACAAGCGTTTGATTTTCAGTGACAGTCTGGTGACTGAGCTGGCGAAAGATGTTTCGAGTATGATGGAAGAACAGAGCCAGCGGCAGTTAGCACTGACTCAGTGTCTGAAAAAACTAAGTGCCCGTGAGCGGGAATTGATTGATGCCTATTACGGGGAACAGGAAACGGCAGCCACCGTGGCGGACCGTTGGAAATGTTCCTCGCATGCGATTTATAAAACGATCAAAAAAATCCGGAAAGCATTATTTGATTGTGTAAACCGTCGTCTTTCCAGCGAGGTGTCTTCATGA
- a CDS encoding DUF1559 domain-containing protein: MSVARKQNRHQRTAFTLIELLVVIAIIAILIALLLPAVQQAREAARRSTCKNNLKQLGLALHNYHETHRLFPPGMIYRVVTPSSPGGKRTPFCVHLLPYIDQANIYNLYDHNQNWHATVHDPQPAGNGVRLVPIPVWQCPTDRESIWSANPDGSIRGNYAVNWGQGTFGNQIKPSPFRNTFGARMRDITDGSSNTLAMMEMLKPETSADDYRAWIWNDEPESVVMTRVGPNSSAPDLVTHCVSEAGRLPCTGSIAGPDRSNASRSLHVGGVHALLCDGAVRFISENIDLNTWQSLSSMSGGEVIGEF; this comes from the coding sequence ATGTCAGTCGCTCGCAAACAAAATCGTCACCAACGTACCGCGTTTACATTGATCGAACTACTGGTGGTGATTGCCATCATTGCTATTTTGATTGCCCTGTTACTTCCCGCGGTACAACAGGCGCGCGAAGCAGCCCGCCGCAGTACCTGTAAAAATAACCTGAAGCAACTGGGACTGGCGCTGCACAACTATCACGAAACGCATCGACTGTTCCCTCCCGGCATGATTTATCGCGTCGTCACCCCGTCATCCCCTGGCGGCAAACGAACTCCCTTCTGCGTGCACCTTTTGCCTTACATTGATCAGGCCAACATTTACAACCTGTACGACCATAATCAAAACTGGCACGCCACCGTCCATGACCCGCAACCCGCCGGCAACGGGGTCCGCCTTGTTCCGATTCCCGTCTGGCAATGTCCGACCGACCGTGAATCGATCTGGAGCGCTAATCCTGATGGCAGTATTCGTGGAAATTACGCCGTCAACTGGGGGCAGGGGACCTTCGGCAATCAAATCAAGCCATCTCCTTTTCGAAATACCTTCGGCGCCCGCATGCGGGACATAACCGACGGCTCAAGTAATACTCTGGCAATGATGGAAATGCTCAAGCCGGAAACCAGCGCAGACGACTATCGCGCCTGGATCTGGAATGATGAACCGGAATCCGTAGTGATGACCCGCGTTGGTCCGAACAGTTCAGCCCCCGACCTGGTGACACATTGTGTTTCCGAAGCTGGCCGTCTGCCTTGTACGGGTTCCATCGCCGGTCCAGATCGCAGTAACGCTTCGCGGAGCCTTCACGTTGGTGGAGTCCACGCGCTACTCTGCGATGGTGCCGTACGATTTATCTCCGAAAATATCGACCTCAATACCTGGCAAAGCCTGAGCAGCATGAGTGGCGGCGAAGTGATCGGCGAGTTTTAA